The following proteins come from a genomic window of Trifolium pratense cultivar HEN17-A07 linkage group LG4, ARS_RC_1.1, whole genome shotgun sequence:
- the LOC123922634 gene encoding plasmodesmata-located protein 2-like yields MSTAEHQLCFLKRTLFLLLFFFFIFSTTHLSESSSSSDITTLVYKGCSKETFTDPNGAYSQSLSALFGSLVSQSTKTKFYKTTGNGQNSITGIFQCRGDLTNSDCYSCVSKLPVLSDKICGKTIAARVQLLGCYMFYEVAGFPQISGMEVLFKTCGKTYRNTYATSYQ; encoded by the coding sequence ATCAACTTTGTTTCCTAAAAAGgaccctttttcttcttttgttctttttcttcatcttctccacAACCCATCTTTCtgaatcatcatcttcttctgatATCACAACACTAGTTTACAAAGGCTGTTCAAAAGAAACTTTCACAGATCCAAATGGTGCATATTCACAATCTCTTTCAGCACTCTTTGGTTCACTAGTTTCacaatcaacaaaaacaaagttcTACAAAACAACTGGTAATGGCCAAAACAGCATAACAGGTATCTTCCAATGTAGAGGAGATCTCACAAACTCAGATTGTTACAGCTGTGTTAGTAAACTTCCTGTTCTTTCTGACAAAATTTGTGGCAAAACCATAGCTGCAAGAGTTCAACTTTTAGGTTGTTACATGTTTTATGAGGTTGCTGGTTTTCCTCAAATCTCAGGTATGGAAGTTCTTTTCAAAACTTGTGGAaaaacataccggaacacttatgCTACTAGTTATCAATGA